The following are encoded in a window of Castanea sativa cultivar Marrone di Chiusa Pesio chromosome 5, ASM4071231v1 genomic DNA:
- the LOC142636847 gene encoding G-type lectin S-receptor-like serine/threonine-protein kinase CES101, protein MKKYNLYYICSVLLLVSLLKQHPSKAQQAYYLNNTCDEDLDIANGYRCNSETSCESYLTFRSNASYYSAATIGSLLGVDASVIAEINNITKFQPIPTEPTNRAPIIIPVNCSCSGQYYQQISYYRVQSESETYFTIANNYQGLTTCQAIMHQNPYKDKTLRMGVDVIIPLTCACPTPNQTASGFKHLLTYVVVDGDNLSAIAGSFGADMQSIIDANSNYYYMSEDAIQSFTTILVPLKSRPISNVSVNLDPSSATGPDADNSKNRWANRWWIWLIIVTVGGIIIALLCFFYHSKWKKQKAEGERKKKQNILVMELGGNATTCNVHDKVKKQGKDGQDGLQTFSFKSIYDATSNFSTENKLGEGGFGQVYKGKLPDGKEIAIKRLSRSSRQGLLEFKNEAILIAKLQHINLVRLLGFCIQEEENILIYEYMPNKSLDFFLFDSTKKYLLNWKKRFHIIEGIAQGLVYLHKYSRLTIIHRDLKASNILLDKEMNPKISDFGLAKIVGLKGSEENTNRVVGTYGYMFPEYAMNGVVSIKIDVFSFGVLLLEIISGKKNNGRYHSEYPLNLIGYAWQLWNEGKGLELTDLAILDESCIPSEVLRCIHVGLLCVQDQATDRPTMVDVVSFLANETIQLSTPKQPAFFINTITKELDVLENKSKNYSINNVTISKLDAR, encoded by the exons ATgaagaaatataatttatattacatTTGCTCCGTTTTATTGTTGGTCTCGTTGCTGAAACAACATCCATCAAAAGCCCAACAAGCTTATTACTTGAATAACACTTGCGACGAAGACCTAGACATCGCGAATGGGTATAGATGCAACAGCGAAACCAGTTGCGAATCCTACCTCACGTTCCGATCCAATGCTTCTTACTATTCTGCAGCGACCATCGGCTCCTTATTGGGCGTCGATGCCTCCGTCATCGCCGAAATCAACAACATCACAAAATTCCAGCCCATCCCCACCGAGCCCACAAACAGAGCCCCGATCATCATCCCTGTCAACTGTTCATGCTCGGGTCAGTACTACCAGCAAATCAGCTACTACAGGGTGCAGAGCGAATCCGAAACCTATTTCACTATTGCCAACAATTACCAGGGTCTCACCACTTGCCAGGCCATTATGCATCAGAATCCTTATAAAGATAAGACGCTGAGAATGGGCGTGGATGTAATTATCCCACTCACTTGCGCTTGTCCCACGCCCAACCAGACGGCAAGTGGCTTCAAGCACTTGCTCACATATGTGGTTGTCGACGGGGATAATCTCTCTGCAATTGCTGGTTCATTCGGTGCGGACATGCAGAGCATAATTGATGCAAacagtaattattattatatgtccGAGGATGCCATACAGTCATTCACAACCATTCTCGTCCCACTAAAGAGCAGGCCGATCAGTAATGTTAGCGTGAATTTAG atcctagctccgccactggTCCAGATGCAGATAATTCAAAAAACAGGTGGGCAAACAGGTGGTGGATATGGCTCATCATCGTGACAGTTGGGGGAATTATTATTGCCTTGTTGTGCTTCTTTTACCATtcaaaatggaaaaaacaaaaagctgaaG gggagagaaaaaagaaacaaaatattctCGTAATGGAACTTGGAGGTAATGCAACAACTTGCAATGTACATGACAAAGTGAAGAAACAAGGCAAAGATGGGCAAGATGGATTGCAAACATTCAGCTTCAAAAGCATTTATGATGCTACAAGTAATTTCtcaactgaaaataaattagGAGAGGGCGGTTTTGGACAAGTTTATAAG GGTAAATTACCTGATGGGAAAGAAATAGCAATTAAGAGACTCTCGAGAAGTTCTAGACAAGGATTGCTAGAGTTCAAGAATGAAGCTATTCTCATTGCCAAACTCCAACACATTAATCTTGTCCGACTTTTAGGATTTTGTattcaagaagaagaaaatatactAATATATGAGTACATGCCCAACAAGAGTTTAGATTTCTTCCTCTTCG ATTCTACTAAAAAGTATTTATTAAATTGGAAAAAACGCTTCCACATCATTGAAGGCATAGCTCAAGGACTTGTTTATCTCCACAAATATTCAAGGCTAACAATAATTCACCGGGATTTAAAAGCAAGCAACATTTTGCTTGATAAGGAGATGAATCCGAAAATATCTGATTTTGGCTTGGCAAAAATAGTTGGGTTGAAAGGATCAGAAGAAAACACAAATAGGGTTGTTGGAACATA TGGTTATATGTTCCCAGAGTACGCAATGAATGGTGttgtttcaataaaaattgATGTATTCAGCTTTGGAGTTCTACTATTAGAAATAATCAGTGGCAAGAAAAACAATGGTCGATATCACTCTGAGTATCCACTCAACCTTATAGGATAT GCATGGCAATTATGGAATGAAGGTAAAGGTTTAGAGCTTACAGACCTAGCAATACTAGATGAGTCATGCATTCCATCTGAAGTATTGAGATGCATTCATGTTGGTCTCTTATGCGTACAAGATCAGGCAACAGATAGACCCACTATGGTagatgttgtttcttttcttgcaaacgAAACTATTCAACTATCTACTCCGAAACAACCCGCATTTTTTATCAACACAATCACGAAAGAGTTAGACGTTTTAGAAAATAAgtcaaaaaattattcaataaataATGTCACAATTTCAAAATTGGATGCCAGATAA